The Eschrichtius robustus isolate mEscRob2 chromosome 5, mEscRob2.pri, whole genome shotgun sequence DNA window CATACTGTGGATATTATTACCAGTACTTACTGGTTATACTATGGATATTGTTTTTATCCAAACAAATGGAAACAACTTAATTCTAGGAGAGACTCTAGAAGTGAATTCCTTCAACTTTAAAACCATAATTGGTAACTTTTATTATATTATGTATGGTGTAATGTAACTGCTATTATGATACTAAAGAAATACAGGATAGaacataggtttttaaaaagcttGCATCTTAGTTGTCCATTGGAAACATATACAAGGGGAGCAAAGAAAGTCTGAAGAATGCTTACAAAGCAACACGTCCATTACATCAAGATTACTTGGGCTCAGAATAACCTACCTCACTCGATATTCCCCACCTGTCCCCCAATATAGCACCCAGACACAAATTGGATTGAAATTACACAGAGTAAAGGAGGAAGGGTACTCCTATCTACCGATCTGGTCAGCTGAGTCAACTCTGCTGGTCATTGAGATAATGGGTGTCACAAACACATTTCCCAACCATCCTGACTGACAAGGAAACCATTCCTGATGACTTCAGTGGCTTATCAGGACACAGAGGCAAGATTGAGTACTGGGGTCAGCAAGCAACTTTGTTTGACTAGacatgtggtttaaaaaaaaaaaaaaaaaggtagaaaggaGGTTGAGAGAAAGGGTACAAAATCTGTGGAAGgtctaaatgaagaaaatgaaggatTTGCTTAAGTCATCACTTTGTGGTAGCAGTAATAATACTGCTCCAGATAGAAATACCACAGTGATTTTAGAGGATGGTGAGTGTGGAAGATGAATTTAACACATGTGAGTCTGGATTGCAGGAAATTCTCTCTGGAGCTAAAGTAGTGATTCTCACTGATTTTTCTTCCTGTGATCATTTACTAATAGGAAATAATTCCATCTCTCTTTTTTGTCACATGGAATTAAAAGATAagactttgtccttttttttttttttttaaagttatttacttTCTgttatttactttctcttttagTGTGCAATTTTAAGGATGTAATACATGtccatgttttaaaattcaaagggcacaaaaaggatatattttgaaaacatcACATATATATCTGTTGAAatgtatttggggaaaaaagtggcttttaagatgattttctttctcttacctGAATTTCTTAACCCATGTTGACTCTGTGAAGTCTGTAGAGtctgtaattgaaaaaaaaaaagccctgagtAAAGAGAAAGTTACACTGAAGCTTTAATTTGTGCTAAAtatccaagtaaataaataacaaaaacaaagatcccacataacTTTCTGGGATCTTTCTGACTACAAAGTGATAttccagaaaaataacaaaaatatgacTGGCCATTTCTcagctgtccttctttatttGAGGAATTATTGCAGAGTGGAAAAATCCAGGCTAACCAGTCTATTTCCTAACCTTCTGGAGTTTCTCAAATTTAAGAAAGGAAGTAAGCTGCCTGTTGAACTCTTGTCCACTGTGAATTAGCTCAGGAAGCGGTGCTGTTTCAGATCCAGCCCCTGGAACGGGTTAGTAGCCTAATGAAGGAAAACCTCCATGTTGTTTTTCCTCAGGTTTCGACCtccatgtttgttttaaaattaattaaaaaccatGCTTCAAAACAGGAAACAGAAACTTCTTCCATCCTGAGGGTCAGCAAGGCTCTAACCATGGGTTTTTGGTACCATTCCTGCTAGAAGGCAGAGTtatagaacagaaaaaaaggaggagggtAAAGGAAAAGTAGAAGAGAAATTTTTGAGGTTGCCAGCAAAGACTTAGAAACCAAGCAGGAGACGGGCAGGGCCGGCTGAACCGGTTGTGTGCGTTGtgaggggggggtgtgtgtgtgtgtgtgtgtgtgtgtgagatgggggaggggtgtgccCATAAAGAGGGAAGGTTGTGAGCTGGATGCTAATTGCTCCCATTTCCTCATCCCAATGTTTCTTGATTTCAGAGTAGTTTTTAAAATTGGAAGTTGTATCACCGAGggtaaagaacaagagaaattttCCCTGGAAGGTTGAAAAGTTTTATAACTCCAGTGGCATCAGGTCAAAATATAGCTGTTACCATGTAATTTAGACAGCTCCAGGAAAGATGCTCTTTTTCCACATAAATACTGTTAATTAATCTGTTAACTAATTTGTCTAGGTACTTGATTTAGTGTTTTATTAAAACATTCTTTTGAGCCATGACCCTTAACCTGTCAAACCTTTTTGAAACTCATTTCCTTTGCCTGAGTTTTTATTCCAtctgttgttttatttccttcttcatttcctttGTTAATCACTTTTTATTAATAGCTTCTGAGGTTTTACTTGTCCACCATTCTAAAGAAACATCTGCTGGTTGGCTTGATCAAGTACGACAGATAACTTTCTTGTTTGAACTCTATTGACTGAAAATTGATTTCATATTTGAGGTAGACAAACCTGCTAGCTACTATGTGCTCAGCAaatctgttttttattattattctatgaGCTGTAATATACCTTTTATAATAGTAAGTAGTTACTGAATGTCATGCTCTGTGCCACAGCTGTAGCTGAAAACAGTTAAATTGGAATTAAATGAGCACAGATTTGTGTGTTTGCGTAAGAATAAATACAAATCTGCAAAAGGAATATGTTTGCACATTCAGAGGACCAATTATTCTCTAGCCTGTGAACAGTAAAATGAGTaggtctttttcaaaattattatttcattcattctgcttcagaaaaataaaatctgttttctgACACTACATTACATCTAAACATTATTAGCTTCCTGAGATAGAAATttctaaattctaaataaaagatAGAAATTGGTGGCATTAGGAAGcttcatgagcacttgaaaatggAGGTAGTGAAAGATTAACAAATCATTTTAACTaaattttgttcttgttctgggGCCTTCAGGTCCAAGAGTATATTTTCATTAGTACTTGATTTTTGGATTCAGATTATTGAGTTATTTGGATCAATTCTACACTTCCCTGTTAGGAACTTATTAGTAGGGGCAGATGGAAGTTAATGAGGCCATGGCAAAAAATGGCTGTGTGTAAGATCAATGAAAACTGCCTTTGCCTCTCAAGTGAAAGGTGAAATATGTCAAAGTTCTCCTGTTATCATATAAGCATTCTGCACACATAGGACTAATTGGAAGGCAGTTGAGGACCaggaagaactagagaaagaataatGGCAGTTTTCTATTAATGTACTTATTAGTCACGTACTGCTTTTCCCTTAAAGTGCCCCACATAATTGATGAGGACTTGTCTCAATAATTTTCACTCTACTCCATGAGATAGAGAATGAGAAAGTAGGTTATTTTCTTGACTTCCTCTCCTTTATTCATCTTGTCCTCTACTCTGACTCAGCTACATTCCCATGGTCACATCCTAGACCTTGGTATCACCACTAAACCCTCCCTTTTCATAATCTCAATCTCCAGCATCCAAGACTTGAACTATACCTCCTATCTTTGAGCTCACTCCTCCTGGTACCCCAGCCATGCGCCAACCTGGTTGGCACCTACAAGCCATTAATTCCACTACCTTTTTACTGCTCATGACCTTTCTTGTCTCTCCTCCTTACCCAGCTTAAATTCCAAGGTCAGTTGTTCCAACCATATGAATACCTCCTAGTGTATACCCTCAGCTCACTTGGCCTCCTCTCCTTTTGTCACTTTCCTTTCATAAGACTCTGCTTAAATCCAATTCTCCACAGTAGCACATGGCTGGTAAAAAACGTACAACTTTGCTCTCTCTCAAAGCTCATGACCACTGGGTTCAAGTTGGCCCTTTCATGCTGCCAGATAGATGATCATTACTATTTTCTTTGgtcccttccttctcccacttTCCTAAAGGACTGTTTCtcactttctcctttctcctcatACATTCAGTACCTCCTCTCCCATCCTCACTTTCACTGATGACCTTGCTTTGTATTCtactgagaaaatggaaaaatgagaagagaaCTTCCGTGTGCTCCCACCTTCGCATCACTCTTCCTACCTGTACCTGAGGCCGTTTACGTGACCTACACTGTTGAATTGCTTGCGTTCCTAAGAACAACTCTGCCACTTGTGCAGTAGATTCAGATTCCATCCCTTCTCATCTACTGTATCATTTGCATCAGCATATAAACATGCTATAACTTttctcatgtttttttaaaaaataaatttatttatttatttatttatttttggctgtgttgggtccttgtttctgtgcgagggctttctccagttgaggcgagcgggggccactcctcatcgcagtgcgcgggcctctcactgttgcggcctcacgttgcggagcacggctccagatgcacaggctcagtagttgtggctcacgggcccagttgctccgcggcatgtgggatcctcccagaccagggctcacattcgtgtcccctgcgtcggcaggcagactgtcaaccactgcgccaccagggaagcccaacttttctcatcttaaaaatcCCTGTCTCTGTCACCccatttctttgttcttcttttgaacAAAACTTAACAAAAAGAAATATCTGTGCTCACTCTTTCCAATTTCTTTCCTTGGTCAGGGCCTTGCTTTCCATAATGCCACGGGGGGCAACATTCACATTGTGAATCCAGGGTGTGCCACTCacttaaaatataatagaaatggTGTCCCCTGGAGTTGGCACCAATCTCTTAAACCAACTTCAATCAGGCATTTGCCCTTACTGCTCCACCAGAACTATTCTTTATGAGGTCCTCAATACCTTCCATGTGACCTGTCTAGAGCTGATTGTCAGTGCTCATCTTTCTTGACTTACCAGCATCACTTGCCAGTTGATTACTCCCCTCTCTTTGAAACACTGTTACCTCTTGGCTTCTAGGACACCCTGCTCTcctgttttttctcctcttttgctgattcctcctcatcttcctgaCCTCTGAACATTGGCATGCCCAGGACTCAGTCCTCAGACCTTGTCTCTTCTCATCTACCCTCACTCCCCTGGTGATCTCATCCAGTGTCATTGCTTCAAAAATCAAGCTGCCGATGACTCCCAAATCTGGCACATGCTTCTTCCCTAGACCCCAGACCTATATGACTAACTGTCTGCTTGACGGGGTCTCTTGTATCAACATCTCTAGAACCAGATGCTTATTCTTTTGTCCAAAACCTGATTCTTCTAAAGTCTTGCCTTTCTCAGTAAGTGGAAACTCTGTCCTTCCAATAGTTGCTCAGGGTAAAAACTTTAATTCCTCTCTTTCTGTCACATAGCATATCTAATCTGTTTTCAAGCCTTCTTGATTCTACTTTAAAGTACATCCAGTATCTATTTCTCCACTTCCATTGCTACTGTCCTGCACCATGCCACATCATCTCCCGCCTGTCTCCCTGCCTCTGCACATgtctgcacccctcccccccacacacacttagTTTACACTGTTTTCTCATCACAGCAGCcaaaataaacctttaaaaatatgtcCCGTGATACCACCTCTCTGTACTTTAACTTCCAAAGGCTTCCTGAGTCATTCAGTGTAAAAACTGAAGTTTGAGTAATAGACTAAGACCTTACATGATTAGGCCAATCTTCCCTCCTCTCTGACTGCATCTCTTCCTATCCTCTCCCTTCCTCATTATGCTCCAGCCTACTGGCCTCCTCGCTGTTCCTCTGGGCAAGCTCCTCCTGCCCCAGGACTTTTGCACTTCCCTTGGTCTGGAATTGTCTTTTCCCTGATATCTGCATGACTCACTCTTCTGCCTCCTGCTGCTTCACGCCTCTGCTGTGATGCTCTCTTTTTTTCAGTGAGTTCTTCCCTGACCTTGccatatataaaactgaaatttCCCCCTTCCCTTGAGCACTCTCTATgccctttttttctgctttatttttcactACAATATTTCATGAACATCTGACATGCTCTATATTTATATGCttgttgatttattatttttgttttcccttggGAGTGTAAACTTCATGAAGACAGGGAAGGatattcttcattttttgttATGGTGCCAGAATGGTGCCTAGCTCAtaataggcatttaataaatgcttgttgaaataaatgaatgtagAGTTACtattgaattcattttttaaaagctgatgtCAGGCTCATTTATATAATCCCAATGGAATCACGATTTTTGAGGCAAATTTAATATGACTTGATCCAAACAACAAATGATTTTCTAACAAAATGGTTTGCTTGCAGAATGCTTTTAGAAGTTTACATCTTAGGAGTCTACACTCTTAGTTGAGTTGTATTATGTAAGTGGGCAGTCTCTCTTTGATAGATTTGCACACTTACCTGCCTCTTTCGCCTACCTCTGTAGATATGAATGCTACAATACGAAGGATTGACCAGTTAACCAATATCTTGGCCCCCATGGCTGTAGGCCAGATTATGACATTTGGCTCCCCAGTCATTGGCTGTGGATTCATTTCGGGATGGAATTTGGTATCCATGTGTGTGGAATACTTTCTGCTCTGGAAGGTTTATCAGAAAACCCCTGCTCTAGCTGTGAAAGCTGCTCCTAAAGAGGAAACTGAGTTGAAACAGCTGAATGTATACAAAGGTAAACTCAACAAAATGTTTAATccctttattcttattttcagaCCTTAAATATTGGTTAAGACggaaataattttgaatttatatCAGGTTTAGTTACCACTGAAGGTCTGCATGAGGTTAAATATATCAATGTGGTAGTAAGTCAGAACCCAGGCTGTTGAGGGTCGGAGGAGCAACTCTGGGTTGAACCTCAAGGGGTTGGAATGGGACCCCTGACCCTTTTCTTTAACAGGAACAGCAGACACAGAGGGGCAATTCATTGAGGGAGGGCTGGGCAAAGTTGAGCCATAGGAATGGGAAAAACAGTGGGAGAAAGAGAACAAGAGAATTCCTAGGAGTCTATAAAGAAGGGAGTTACATGCCATTTGTAAGACAGTGGAAGGGAGTGAGGACATGAGGTGGACATTTttcaagaagagaagaggaagttGGGCTTCTGAACAAATGTAATCTTAAAAGGGTCCCAGAAAATAAGATTCTGTGTTTCCCCAGATAATTATTATACATTATCTGATCTGTTTTCCTGCTATTTACTTTGGTGGGATTATAATTtctgagagagaggggaagagaggaggggagaagtATCAAtagtattttgtttctttaacatAAGTACTTGGAGATTGTTCCTTGCCTGGAATTCTTAGATgagtaaaagaaaatacattttatattgtaGTAGCCAAGGGTATCCATGGGTGATACCCTCCGTGGgtgagggaaaggagagaagaaaaaatactaaGATAGTTGGCTTTttcccccatgtcccctccctcaaATAATAATGTCTTTTATTAACAGAAACTGAGCCAAAACCCCTGGAGGGAACTCATCTAATGGGTGAGAAAGACCCTGACGTCCATGAACTTGAACATGAGCAAGAGCTAAGTTGTGCCTCCCAGATGGCTGAGCCCTTCCGCACCTTCCGAGATGGATGGGTCTCCTATTACAACCAGCCGGTGTTTCTGGCGGGCATGGGTCTTGCTTTCCTCTATATGACTGTCCTGGGCTTTGATTGCATCACTACAGGGTACGCCTACACTCAGGGGCTGAGCGGGTCCATCCTCAGTATTTTGATGGGAGCATCAGCCGTAACTGGAATAATGGGAACTGTGGCTTTTACGTGGCTACGTCGAAAATGTGGCCTGGTTCGGACTGGTCTGATCTCAGGATTTGCACAGCTTTCCTGTTTGATCTTGTGTATGATCTCCGTGTTCATGCCTGGAAGCCCCTTGgacttgtctgtttctccttttgaAGATATCCGTTCTAGGTTCATTCAAACAGAACCACTTTCAATCACACCTACAAAAATATCTGAAATCATCTCTACAACTGATATACACATGTCAAACGGATCTGATCCTGctaatattgtcccagagatgAGTCCTAAATCTGTGCCTATAATCTCTGTCAGTCTGCTGTTTGCAGGCGTCATTGCTGCTAGAATCGGTAAGAAATCTCTTTTTGTATATTAATGAACTAAAGTGTCTTTTTGCAATGTGGTTTCAGATAATTCAGCAGTAAGTGGTCTAAAATATTCCCTGAATGTTAATTTAAGCAAGATCCACTATTTATCCTTATGTATAATCCAGTCACTTattatgaaatttttattttatagtttaaaaaatctatatttgtgtgtgtgtgtgtgtgtatgtatgtataccttCTTAAAACATGGTTAGGGCTTGAAAATTTTTACTAAATGGATATCTTACTCTTTTAATGTAGTTTActtaatttttcaaaagataTTATCAGTAATAATTATACTTTTAGTAATTTAGAGTCTTTATATTGCTATAACTTTACCAAAAGGACTGtaatttagcaaatatttcagTGGGACAAGGTAAAAAAAAGCGTTTGAGgtttaaatcaaaaaaaaaaaaaataagacagtagttagaaaaaaaaaatccttgaaaggtcttctctagcTGATATTTGTTTATTGTATACTTTGCCAAACAAATGGATTTTATAGCTCTGGAAGGAAACATAATGTAAAGACCTCTTACAAAGTAAAATTTAAGTAATCATTAATAGAGTACTGATGAATTATCTCTGCCTGAATTCATTCTTGAAATGAAACCATATTTATCCTGTGATACAAAGCAGTTCATTAATTTATCAAAGACATTAATATTTAAGCAAGACAGCTTTATCGTAGGGGCTTTAGAACCCAAACAGTAAATGTATTAATGGTTTAAAGTTTCTTTACACTTTAACGATAACAATATATTAGGTCTActcattttaaactttaaaaatactagTAATTTTAATAGGATTTATTATATCTCTGATTTCAGAGTTTTGCTTTCATAGTATGAATAATCACAGAAAAACAGAATTAAGAAGTTTGTAGATTAGACTTATTTTTGTCTTGTGGCTGTAAAAACAATTTCTTGAAGCTACTAATAACTCAGTgtttattaatgaaaaataattctcTAAGGCTAGGCTATGATAAATATACATATGGTGACT harbors:
- the SLC40A1 gene encoding ferroportin gives rise to the protein MTRAREQNRLGGCCGSLANYLISAKFLLYLGHSLSTWGDRMWHFAVSVFLVELYGNSLLLTAVYGLVVAGSVLILGAIIGDWVDKNARLKVAQTSLLIQNVSVILCGIILMMVFLHKKELLTMYHGWVLTSCYILIITIANIANLASTATAITIQRDWIVVVAGDDRSKLADMNATIRRIDQLTNILAPMAVGQIMTFGSPVIGCGFISGWNLVSMCVEYFLLWKVYQKTPALAVKAAPKEETELKQLNVYKETEPKPLEGTHLMGEKDPDVHELEHEQELSCASQMAEPFRTFRDGWVSYYNQPVFLAGMGLAFLYMTVLGFDCITTGYAYTQGLSGSILSILMGASAVTGIMGTVAFTWLRRKCGLVRTGLISGFAQLSCLILCMISVFMPGSPLDLSVSPFEDIRSRFIQTEPLSITPTKISEIISTTDIHMSNGSDPANIVPEMSPKSVPIISVSLLFAGVIAARIGLWSFDLTVTQLLQENVVESERGIINGVQNSMNYLLDLLHFIMVILAPNPEAFGLLVLISVSFVAMGHIMYFRFAQKSLGSQLFVCGHGDKEVTDANQTNTSDV